A DNA window from Thiobacillus denitrificans ATCC 25259 contains the following coding sequences:
- a CDS encoding CDP-alcohol phosphatidyltransferase family protein, translating to METRVLNLPNSISLLRLAAVPLVAWLILQQHWFAACLLFLAAAVSDAIDGLLARWLEQTTPLGAALDSVADKALGLVTLVLLTQAGAIPVWVAVAILLRDSVIVLGALCYRGLAGHLDIHPTWLGKAHMFVAFAMLALVLGTRADLLALGAWQTPLFAAVFGIAVASGVQYVWIWGGRARRERQDAVFKAGSEGLEP from the coding sequence GTGGAGACGCGCGTTTTGAATCTGCCGAACAGCATCAGCCTGCTGCGCCTGGCGGCCGTGCCGCTCGTCGCCTGGCTGATTCTGCAACAGCACTGGTTCGCAGCCTGCCTGCTGTTTCTCGCGGCGGCTGTCTCCGACGCGATCGACGGCCTGCTCGCACGCTGGCTCGAGCAGACGACGCCGCTCGGCGCGGCGCTCGATAGTGTCGCCGACAAGGCGCTGGGCCTGGTGACGCTCGTGCTGCTGACGCAGGCCGGCGCGATCCCCGTCTGGGTGGCCGTCGCGATCCTGCTGCGCGACAGCGTGATCGTCCTCGGCGCGCTGTGCTATCGCGGCCTCGCGGGTCACCTCGACATCCATCCGACCTGGCTCGGCAAGGCGCACATGTTCGTCGCGTTCGCGATGCTTGCGCTCGTGCTGGGCACGCGTGCCGACCTGCTCGCGCTCGGCGCCTGGCAAACGCCGCTATTCGCGGCCGTATTCGGAATCGCCGTCGCCTCGGGCGTGCAATACGTCTGGATATGGGGCGGCCGGGCGAGGCGCGAGCGGCAGGATGCCGTCTTCAAGGCCGGCAGCGAGGGCCTGGAACCGTAA
- a CDS encoding peroxiredoxin, translating into MLTLTLGLLAGLLLLASAVMWMRRPRGQAVEGGAAPDFALRDQNGLTRSLGDYAGRWLVLYFYPRDDTPHCTREACAFRDARATLEERGASVLGISVDTSARHADFARKHDLTFPLLADTEGGIARAYGSALDLGFTRLARRKTFIIAPDGRIAARFDAVDVATHADEVTRTLDALRRAWSYPTAPPAR; encoded by the coding sequence ATGCTGACGCTGACACTGGGACTGCTCGCCGGACTGTTGCTGCTCGCAAGTGCGGTGATGTGGATGAGGCGTCCGCGCGGGCAGGCGGTCGAGGGCGGCGCGGCCCCAGACTTTGCGCTGCGCGACCAAAACGGCCTGACGCGAAGCCTCGGCGACTACGCGGGGCGCTGGCTCGTACTTTACTTCTACCCACGCGACGACACGCCGCACTGCACGCGCGAGGCATGCGCGTTTCGGGACGCGCGGGCGACGCTCGAAGAACGCGGCGCCTCCGTGCTCGGAATCAGCGTCGACACCTCCGCTCGCCACGCCGACTTCGCGCGCAAACACGATCTGACGTTTCCGCTGCTCGCAGACACCGAGGGCGGGATCGCCCGCGCCTACGGCAGTGCGCTCGATCTCGGATTCACCCGGCTGGCACGGCGCAAGACCTTCATCATCGCGCCGGACGGGCGCATCGCGGCCCGCTTCGATGCGGTCGACGTCGCCACGCACGCCGACGAGGTGACGCGGACCCTCGACGCGCTGCGGCGCGCCTGGTCGTACCCCACGGCACCACCAGCGCGTTGA